In one window of Mercurialis annua linkage group LG4, ddMerAnnu1.2, whole genome shotgun sequence DNA:
- the LOC130015436 gene encoding glutathione S-transferase T1-like has protein sequence ILYPTRKLPAIVDGRFKLFESHAILIYVFPGVPDHWYPADVFKRAKIHSVLDWHHSNLRRGAGIKFFVFVLDEEDRNRILSPHKKVEQWIEDTKQVTRPHFDEVHKVIFKAKERFQKQRSMGATNSETEPKLTLESKM, from the exons atattgtaCCCTACGAGAAAATTGCCTGCCATAGTTGATGGAAGATTCAAGCTTTTTGAAAG TCATGCAATTCTTATCTATGTATTCCCTGGAGTTCCAGATCATTG GTATCCGGCTGATGTATTCAAGAGAGCCAAAATTCACTCAGTATTGGATTGGCATCACTCAAATTTACGCAGAGGGGCCGGTATTAAATTCTTTGTTTTC GTTTTGGATGAAGAGGATCGGAATCGAATACTCAGCCCGCACAAAAAAGTTGAGCAATGGATTGAGGACACAAAACAAGTAACGAGGCCTCATTTTGATGAAGTGCACAAAGTCATATTTAAAGCTAAAGAAAGATTCCAGAAGCAGAGGTCAATGGGTGCAACAAACAGTGAGACTGAACCGAAATTAACATTAGAGTCCAAGATGTAA
- the LOC126677403 gene encoding glutathione S-transferase T1-like, whose protein sequence is MKLKVYADRMSQPSRAVLIFCKVNGIDFEEIRIDIAKRHHLSPEFKEINPMRKLPAIVDGRFKLFESHAILIYLAHVFPGVPDHWYPADVFKRAKIHSVLDWHHSNLRRGAAAYVMNTVLAPALGLPLNPPAAAEAEKILSASLSMIESFWLKGSGRFLLGGNLPSIADLSLVCEITQLEVLDEEDRNRILGPHKKVGQWIEDTKKVTRPHFDEVHKVIFKAKERFQKQRSMGATNIETEPKLTLQSKM, encoded by the exons ATGAAACTAAAAGTATATGCAGATCGAATGTCCCAGCCTTCACGTGCAGTTCTCATCTTCTGCAA AGTTAATGGGATAGACTTCGAGGAGATCAGAATTGACATAGCCAAGCGCCACCATTTATCTCCCGAATTCAAAG AGATAAACCCTATGAGAAAATTGCCTGCCATAGTTGATGGGAGATTCAAGCTATTTGAAAG TCATGCAATTCTTATCTATCTTGCTCATGTATTCCCTGGAGTTCCAGATCATTG GTATCCGGCTGATGTATTCAAGAGAGCCAAAATTCACTCAGTATTGGATTGGCATCACTCAAATTTGCGCAGAGGGGCAG CTGCATATGTTATGAATACTGTATTGGCACCCGCACTTGGGCTACCCTTGAATCCTCCAGCTGCTGCTGAAGCTGAGAAAATTTTATCTGCATCACTGTCAATGATAGAATCCTTTTGGCTCAAGGGGAGTGGCCGGTTTTTACTTGGTGGCAATCTCCCTTCCATAGCTGATCTAAGCCTCGTCTGTGAAATAACGCAGTTGGAG GTTTTGGATGAAGAGGATCGGAATAGAATACTCGGTCCGCACAAAAAAGTTGGGCAATGGATTGAGGACACAAAAAAAGTAACAAGGCCTCATTTTGATGAAGTGCACAAAGTCATATTTAAAGCCAAAGAGAGATTCCAGAAGCAGCGGTCAATGGGTGCAACAAACATTGAGACTGAACCGAAATTAACATTACAGTCCAAGATGTAA
- the LOC126677404 gene encoding glutathione S-transferase T1-like isoform X2, translating into MELKVYVHRLSQPARAVLLFCKMAGIQFEEVFIDLTMKQQKTPEFLEINPLGQVPAISHADFNLFESHAILIYLASAFPGIADHWYPSDLLKRAKIHSVLDWHHSNLRRSTAAYVMNSALAPVIGLPLNPQAAAKFDKLLCASLSTIDSVWLRESGPFLFGADLPSIADLSLVCEIMELEV; encoded by the exons ATGGAGTTGAAAGTTTATGTGCATCGTCTGTCTCAGCCAGCGCGCGCTGTTCTCCTTTTCTGCAA GATGGCTGGTATACAATTTGAGGAGGTCTTTATAGACTTAACTATGAAACAGCAGAAGACCCCTGAATTTTTAG AGATTAATCCTTTGGGGCAAGTACCAGCTATTTCTCATGCAGATTTTAATCTATTTGAGAG CCATGCAATTCTTATATATCTTGCCTCTGCATTTCCTGGAATTGCAGATCACTG GTATCCGAGTGATCTATTGAAGAGAGCCAAAATTCATTCAGTATTGGATTGGCATCACTCGAATTTGCGCCGAAGTACAG CTGCATATGTTATGAATAGTGCATTGGCACCGGTGATTGGGTTACCGTTGAACCCTCAAGCTGCTGctaaatttgacaaactttTGTGCGCATCATTGTCAACCATAGACTCCGTTTGGCTAAGGGAAAGTGGCCCATTTTTATTTGGTGCCGATCTTCCTTCTATAGCTGATCTAAGCCTTGTCTGCGAAATCATGGAGTTGGAGGTATAA
- the LOC126677397 gene encoding uncharacterized protein LOC126677397 produces the protein MSTLYPSEAHLQYEEEVLRAPFSVKLWWRYLVALREAPFKKRFVIYERSVKALPGSYKLWHAYLREGLEIVSNLPIIHSQYQTLNNTFERALVTMHKMPRIWIMYLQSLTKQQLITRARKTFDRALCALPVTQHNPIWELYLKFVSQEGIPIETSLRVYRRYLKYDPSHIEDFIEFLVTSQLWQESAERLASVLNDDHFYSIKRKTKHTLWLELCDLLTRHAEEVSGLNVDAIIRGGISKFTDEVGSLWTSLADYCIRTGLFEKARDIFEEGMTSVVTVRDFSVIFDAYSQFEESMVAHKMENLDLSDEEDDSLEDEKLEDVRLEVNSKFEKTILKGFWLHDVKDVDLMLARLEYLMDRRPELANSVLLRQNPHNVEQWHRRVKLFEGNPTKQILTYTEAVRTVDPMKAVGKPHTLWVAFAKLYETHNDLVNARVIFDKAVQVNYKTVDNLASIWCEWTEMELRHKNFNAALELLRRATAEPSVEVKRRVAADGNEPVQMRLHKCLRLWTFYVDMEEGLGDLESTREVYERILDLKIATPQIVINYALLLEEEKYFEDAFKVYERGVKIFRYPHVKDLWVTYLSKFVKRYGKTKLERARELFEHAISMAPADAVKPLYLEYAKLEEDCGLAKRAMQVYDQSTKAVPNNEKLGMYEIYIARAAEIFGVPKTREIYEQAIEAGLPDKDVKAMCLKYAKLEKNLGEIDRGRAIYVFASQFADPRSDADFWNEWHEFEVQHGNEGTFREMLRLKRSVSASYSQTHFILPEYLMQKDQRLNIDEAKDKLKGAGVPEDEMAALERQLTAPLANNTTAKDSGRKVGFVSAGVESQTDDGVVKLNANREDIELPEERDSEDDESVEITQKDVPSAVFGGLAGKRREMETADDTTAAAKDNDGEGRLGALARLKRQRLDWLLGLSVVK, from the coding sequence ATGTCGACTCTTTACCCATCTGAAGCGCATCTTCAATACGAAGAAGAAGTCTTGCGAGCCCCCTTTAGTGTCAAGCTATGGTGGCGCTACCTGGTGGCCCTCCGTGAAGCTCCGTTCAAGAAGCGGTTTGTGATTTATGAGAGGTCAGTTAAGGCTTTACCTGGTAGTTATAAGCTCTGGCATGCTTATCTTAGAGAGGGTCTTGAAATTGTTAGCAACTTACCCATTATTCATTCTCAATATCAAACCCTAAATAATACATTTGAAAGAGCTTTGGTTACGATGCATAAAATGCCCAGAATTTGGATTATGTACTTGCAGAGTTTGACGAAGCAGCAGTTGATTACGCGTGCCAGGAAAACTTTTGATCGAGCGCTCTGTGCGTTGCCTGTTACGCAGCATAATCCCATTTGGGAGCTGTATTTGAAGTTTGTGAGTCAGGAGGGTATTCCGATTGAGACTTCGCTTAGGGTTTATAGGAGGTACTTGAAGTATGATCCTAGTCATATTGAGGATTTCATTGAGTTTTTGGTGACTTCTCAGCTCTGGCAAGAGTCGGCGGAGAGGCTAGCTTCGGTGTTGAATGATGATCACTTTTATTCGATCAAAAGGAAAACGAAGCATACGCTGTGGTTAGAATTGTGTGATTTGCTTACTAGGCATGCGGAGGAGGTGTCTGGGTTAAATGTAGATGCTATTATTAGAGGTGGTATTAGCAAGTTTACAGATGAGGTTGGCAGCTTGTGGACATCGCTTGCTGATTATTGTATCAGGACAGGGTTGTTTGAGAAGGCAAGGGATATTTTTGAGGAGGGTATGACTAGTGTGGTTACAGTGAGAGATTTCAGTGTTATTTTTGATGCATATTCACAGTTTGAAGAGAGTATGGTTGCTCATAAGATGGAGAATTTAGACTTGAGTGATGAGGAAGATGATTCCCTGGAGGACGAGAAGCTTGAAGATGTTCGTTTGGAAGTAAATTCCAAGTTTGAGAAAACGATACTTAAAGGATTTTGGTTACATGATGTTAAAGATGTAGATTTGATGCTGGCCCGGTTGGAATATCTCATGGACAGGAGGCCAGAATTGGCTAATAGTGTACTTCTACGGCAAAATCCACATAATGTGGAACAATGGCACAGGAGGGTTAAGCTTTTTGAGGGTAATCCAACTAAGCAGATACTGACTTATACCGAGGCAGTCAGGACAGTTGATCCTATGAAAGCAGTGGGGAAACCCCACACATTGTGGGTTGCTTTCGCTAAGCTGTATGAAACTCACAATGATCTTGTCAATGCAAGGGTAATTTTTGACAAGGCAGTGCAAGTGAACTATAAAACTGTAGATAATCTAGCTAGCATTTGGTGTGAATGGACTGAAATGGAACTTAGACACAAAAACTTCAATGCTGCACTGGAGCTGTTGAGACGGGCCACAGCAGAACCATCAGTTGAGGTCAAACGGAGAGTTGCTGCTGATGGCAATGAACCAGTACAGATGAGGCTGCACAAGTGCCTTAGACTCTGGACCTTCTATGTCGACATGGAAGAGGGACTCGGAGACTTGGAGTCCACGCGTGAAGTTTATGAGCGGATACTGGACCTTAAAATAGCCACACCACAGATTGTTATCAATTATGCTTTGCttctagaagaagaaaaatattttgaagatGCTTTCAAGGTATATGAAAGGGGAGTGAAAATATTCAGATACCCTCACGTGAAAGACTTATGGGTCACATATCTTTCAAAGTTTGTGAAAAGATACGGGAAGACAAAATTGGAACGGGCAAGAGAGTTGTTTGAACATGCTATCAGCATGGCCCCTGCTGATGCGGTGAAACCTTTGTACCTTGAATATGCGAAGCTGGAAGAAGACTGTGGTTTGGCAAAGCGAGCTATGCAGGTTTATGATCAATCAACTAAAGCTGTCCCTAATAATGAAAAGTTGGGAATGTATGAAATCTATATTGCCCGTGCTGCCGAGATATTTGGTGTCCCCAAGACAAGAGAGATTTATGAGCAAGCCATTGAGGCCGGACTCCCCGACAAAGATGTAAAAGCAATGTGTTTGAAGTATGCCAAGCTGGAAAAGAACTTGGGAGAAATTGATCGTGGGCGTGCCATATATGTATTTGCATCTCAGTTTGCTGATCCACGATCTGATGCCGATTTCTGGAATGAGTGGCATGAATTCGAGGTGCAACATGGGAACGAGGGCACGTTCCGGGAAATGTTGCGTTTGAAACGAAGTGTTTCTGCAAGCTATAGCCAGACGCACTTTATCCTGCCAGAGTATTTGATGCAGAAGGATCAAAGGCTAAACATTGATGAGGCTAAAGACAAGCTGAAAGGAGCTGGGGTCCCTGAGGACGAAATGGCTGCTCTAGAAAGGCAGTTAACCGCCCCGTTGGCCAACAATACAACTGCAAAAGATAGCGGCAGGAAAGTCGGGTTTGTAAGTGCTGGGGTAGAATCCCAGACCGATGATGGAGTGGTGAAGCTTAATGCAAACCGTGAGGACATCGAACTACCAGAAGAAAGAGACTCCGAAGATGATGAATCAGTTGAAATTACGCAAAAAGATGTTCCATCTGCTGTCTTTGGAGGACTGGCTGGGAAGAGACGCGAGATGGAAACCGCAGATGATACCACTGCCGCCGCAAAGGACAACGATGGCGAAGGCCGTCTTGGTGCGCTTGCCAGACTGAAAAGGCAAAGACTAGACTGGTTACTTGGACTTTCAGTTGTGAAATAG
- the LOC126677402 gene encoding probable copper-transporting ATPase HMA5 has protein sequence MGMHNFYKQASDSSNQKSFLKNSAGFFISHIYPEYCLPHSHDVVSEVATQTITSNCAGIYYYMFKGLYIIEQRRRVYEVKECFNEVKTATGETSWEDRLLTDVVLKPSLGQVSESFLAIEVTLYNLTTLFTDYPSIQNTIEAVSYGAASIQDQNRETSNSNTETEKTISKEFHAIVIRAEVDHESIGIIKRSLESVPSFQRKHIESEFKKIYLSYDHNTPDPKSFIIVFESTENHENSEAVIFVESKRGRERLKEQETEYLYYSLYSFAYVALLFSVSMVFMFVPAINQTLDHFMVYKLTLGTIVRWVASTPMQILAFSQFFTASYKGLGSLSIDTDVSVALKATLIYLYSVFVTVFSSKFQGMDYFGSILNFMAFCLLGRYLYAFFKRRRSVVISKHNNGLAMETSIILNFDHEGMLNRKECKNRSTQRSDVMTIIFGARTVGNWEYSKNGLVSHYNGRICGSESVVSQIAQLVESDQMLEGHAQKFASTIAGGLMFLGIPFSISAGLFWYLGGKLHGYPEWWLPNSMDFSEVATQVWISVFTISSSSSLALATQIALMVATTVGAKRGILFPSTRALESQRKVNCIVFNKKTLTIGNPVVVAVKLLNPAIKIQEFLELVAAVEVGCYSRFEANSRHPLAKPIIEYARKCREDPDSSFWPEARDFVSVPGRGVKAIVRNMEILVGNKRFLVENSVAIPDMILEGPKRTSGTVTFVSIDREVTGVLEIYDELKPGVNQIISILNESMKIKTVMVTGDDHETSISIAREVGIGMVIAEAKSEQKVEKVKELQDGGFVVAMVDSCTTNSTSLIEADVGMAMGAGTSITTEAADIVLTNNNLEDVITAIDLCNKTIARNELNLKYGIIHNVIGIPIATAAPFLLGFVIQPWVAGSIATCSSLVLVTSSYLLKKYTSPKELETLELNNVIVQLCKTAVSVLGNMQCAEPPWKRT, from the exons ATGGGCATGCACAATTTCTACAAGCAAGCCAGTGACAGTTCAAATCAAAAAAGCTTTTTAAAAAACTCCGCCGGCTTTTTTATTAGCCACATATACCCAGAATATTGCTTACCTCATTCCCATGATGTTGTCTCTGAAGTTGCAACACAA ACTATCACATCAAACTGCGCTGGTATATACTACTACATGTTCAAGGGTCTATATATAATTGAACAAAG ACGAAGAGTTTATGAAGTGAAGGAGTGTTTCAATGAA GTTAAAACAGCCACCGGAGAGACCAGCTGGGAAGACCGGCTCTTAACTGACGTTGTCCTGAAACCCAGTTTGGGTCAA GTTTCAGAATCTTTTCTTGCAATAGAAGTAACTCTATATAATCTCACGACACTATTTACGGACTATcca AGCATTCAGAACACCATTGAAGCTGTAAGCTATGGGGCCGCATCAATTCAAGATCAGAACCGCGAGACATCCAACTCTAACACTGAAACTGAAAAAACTATCAGTAAGGAATTTCATGCCATAGTCATCAGAGCTGAAGTGGATCATGAATCGATCGGGATTATTAAAAGATCTCTAGAATCCGTTCCAAGCTTCCAGAGAAAACACATTGAATCAGAATTCAAGAAAATATATCTTTCTTACGATCACAATACTCCTGATCCTAAAAGTTTTATTATAGTATTTGAATCAACTGAGAATCATGAGAATTCTGAGGCAGTAATATTTGTCGAAAGTAAAAGAGGCAGAGAACGTCTTAAGGAGCAAGAAACTGAATATCTATACTACTCTTTATACAGTTTTGCTTACGTGGCTCTTTTATTTTCAGTATCCATGGTTTTCATGTTTGTTCCTGCAATAAACCAGACATTGGACCACTTCATGGTCTATAAGCTGACTCTAGGAACAATTGTCAGGTGGGTGGCATCTACTCCCATGCAGATCCTCGCATTCTCCCAATTTTTTACAGCATCATACAAAGGATTGGGCTCTTTGTCGATTGACACGGATGTTTCAGTTGCCCTAAAAGCAACCCTGATCTATTTGTATTCAGTGTTCGTAACCGTTTTCTCTTCAAAATTTCAGGGGATGGATTATTTTGGGTCCATTTTAAACTTTATGGCATTCTGTCTTCTTGGGAGGTATTTATATGCATTTTTTAAGAGGAGAAGATCTGTGGTCATCTCCAAGCATAATAATGGCTTAGCAATGGAAACATCAATAATTTTGAATTTCGATCATGAAGGAATGTTGAACAGGAAAGAATGCAAAAACCGGTCGACACAGAGGAGTGATGTGATGACAATTATATTTGGTGCAAGAACAGTTGGTAACTGGGAATATAGTAAGAATGGATTAGTATCGCATTATAATGGGAGAATTTGTGGATCAGAAAGTGTTGTCTCGCAGATTGCTCAACTCGTTGAGTCCGACCAGATGCTGGAAGGTCATGCGCAGAAGTTTGCTTCTACCATTGCGGGAGGCTTGATGTTTTTG GGCATTCCATTTTCCATATCCGCAGGGCTATTTTGGTATTTAGGTGGTAAGCTCCATGGTTACCCAGAATGGTGGTTACCTAATTCCATGGATTTCTCTGAAGTTGCAACCCAGGTTTGGATATCTGTTTTTACCATAAGCTCCTCGTCTTCTCTCGCTCTCGCCACTCAAATTGCTCTTATGGTCGCTACTACAGTTGGGGCAAAACGGGGTATTCTGTTTCCAAGTACAAGAGCTTTAGAAAGTCAACGTAAG GTAAATTGCATTGTGTTTAACAAGAAAACACTTACAATTGGAAATCCAGTGGTTGTTGCCGTAAAGCTTCTGAATCCGGCTATTAAAATTCAAGAATTTCTAGAACTTGTCGCTGCAGTTGAGGTAGGGTGCTACAGTCGATTTgag GCAAATAGCAGGCATCCTTTAGCAAAACCTATTATAGAATATGCCCGTAAATGCAGAGAAGACCCGGACAGCTCCTTCTGGCCAGAAGCACGCGATTTCGTCTCTGTTCCAGGCCGAGGGGTGAAAGCCATTGTGCGgaatatggaaattttggtcGGAAACAAGAGATTTCTGGTTGAAAACAGTGTTGCTATACCAGATATGATACTTGAAGGACCGAAAAGGACATCCGGAACTGTGACTTTTGTATCAATAGACCGGGAAGTAACGGGAGTGTTAGAAATATATGATGAACTGAAACCAGGTGTAAACCAAATCATTTCCATTCTCAACGAGTCTATGAAAATTAAAACCGTCATGGTGACTGGTGATGATCACGAAACTTCCATTTCCATTGCCAGGGAAGTCGGGATAGGAATGGTGATTGCAGAAGCTAAGTCAGAGCAGAAAGTTGAAAAAGTGAAGGAGTTGCAGGATGGAGGGTTTGTAGTGGCAATGGTAGATTCTTGTACAACTAATTCAACTTCGCTCATAGAAGCAGATGTCGGTATGGCAATGGGAGCAGGGACTAGCATTACTACAGAGGCGGCGGATATTGTTTTGACTAACAACAACTTGGAAGATGTCATTACTGCAATTGATCTTTGCAATAAGACCATTGCTCGTAACGAGCTGAATCTAAAATATGGAATCATTCATAATGTGATTGGTATTCCAATTGCTACTGCTGCACCGTTCTTACTCGGATTCGTCATACAGCCGTGGGTTGCTGGAAGTATAGCCACATGCTCCTCTCTGGTTTTGGTTACGTCGTCCTATTTGTTGAAAAAATATACAAGCCCAAAAGAGCTCGAAACCCTAGAGTTGAACAATGTAATTGTGCA ATTATGTAAAACCGCGGTTTCAGTTCTAGGAAATATGCAATGTGCAGAACCTCCATGGAAAAGAACCTGA
- the LOC126677404 gene encoding glutathione S-transferase T1-like isoform X1, which produces MELKVYVHRLSQPARAVLLFCKMAGIQFEEVFIDLTMKQQKTPEFLEINPLGQVPAISHADFNLFESHAILIYLASAFPGIADHWYPSDLLKRAKIHSVLDWHHSNLRRSTAAYVMNSALAPVIGLPLNPQAAAKFDKLLCASLSTIDSVWLRESGPFLFGADLPSIADLSLVCEIMELEVLDEEDKNRILGPHKKVKQWIKDTKQVTLPHFDEVHNVLFKTKARFQKQRSMSAATLQSKM; this is translated from the exons ATGGAGTTGAAAGTTTATGTGCATCGTCTGTCTCAGCCAGCGCGCGCTGTTCTCCTTTTCTGCAA GATGGCTGGTATACAATTTGAGGAGGTCTTTATAGACTTAACTATGAAACAGCAGAAGACCCCTGAATTTTTAG AGATTAATCCTTTGGGGCAAGTACCAGCTATTTCTCATGCAGATTTTAATCTATTTGAGAG CCATGCAATTCTTATATATCTTGCCTCTGCATTTCCTGGAATTGCAGATCACTG GTATCCGAGTGATCTATTGAAGAGAGCCAAAATTCATTCAGTATTGGATTGGCATCACTCGAATTTGCGCCGAAGTACAG CTGCATATGTTATGAATAGTGCATTGGCACCGGTGATTGGGTTACCGTTGAACCCTCAAGCTGCTGctaaatttgacaaactttTGTGCGCATCATTGTCAACCATAGACTCCGTTTGGCTAAGGGAAAGTGGCCCATTTTTATTTGGTGCCGATCTTCCTTCTATAGCTGATCTAAGCCTTGTCTGCGAAATCATGGAGTTGGAG GTTTTGGATGAAGAGGACAAGAATCGAATACTCGGACCGCACAAAAAAGTTAAGCAGTGGATTAAGGACACAAAACAAGTAACATTGCCTCATTTTGATGAAGTGCACAACGTCCTCTTTAAAACCAAAGCAAGATTCCAGAAGCAGAGGTCAATGAGTGCAGCAACATTACAATCCAAGATGTAA